AACCACGATGGACGAAGTACGCGCCATGGGGATAGAGGAGATAGAGCTGAGCTGGGTGGGCGACTTTAACCCCAATATGCTGACGGTAATGGAGGCCACGGGTGCCAGCTTTGGCAAGCGCTACCACACCTACCGTTACCTGTTCGACCGCACGAAGCACGTAACTCCCTACCACGAAATCAGCATGAACAAGCGAACTGGAGACTCAGCCGACGGGGGTAGCCACGCGCAGACCCCGTAGCTACCCCGTAGTGCCCGGCCCAGATCGCGTGCCAGGGGGCTAGCCCACCCGCAGCAGCCTGTAGGTATGCAAAAGGCTCTCCCCTGCTGTGCCGCTGCCACCTGCTACGCCACGGTGCGAGATCCCTCCATGCCCCGATCGGGTAGGTATGGTGTAACCAGCGGATGCTGTGCCAGCAGCTGTAGGTCGGCAGGTCGGGTCAGGTCATGCAGCATCTGCAGGCACACATAGTCCACCTGCTGGGCTTTCAGCCGGTCCAGCAGCAGCTGGCCGCGCTGCCCCTCTGTCCACTCCCCCTCGAATAGCCAGGGTGCAGGCCCAGGCAAGCCCAGCAGATAGAACCCGCCGGAATGGGTAGGACCCAGCACAAACTTTCCCTGCTGCATCGCCTCTATGGCTGTAGCTATGTGCGCCTGGCTCAGCTCGGGGCAGTCGGCAGCCAGTATGAGCAGGGGTGCAATACCTCGGCCAAAAATCTGGCTGGCGGCGGCGGCCATACGCGCACGCAGGTCGTGCCCCTGCTGCTGGCTTTTCACAAACTGGCTGTTGTCCCAGTTATCGCGTTCATCTATGTACTGGTCGTAG
Above is a window of Bacteroidota bacterium DNA encoding:
- a CDS encoding TIGR04282 family arsenosugar biosynthesis glycosyltransferase, whose amino-acid sequence is MSYTGIVSKPAIVVFTKNVQPGHVKTRLSTVLDPAQTCRLYAALLDHTRTLLEQTPCIRFVYYDQYIDERDNWDNSQFVKSQQQGHDLRARMAAAASQIFGRGIAPLLILAADCPELSQAHIATAIEAMQQGKFVLGPTHSGGFYLLGLPGPAPWLFEGEWTEGQRGQLLLDRLKAQQVDYVCLQMLHDLTRPADLQLLAQHPLVTPYLPDRGMEGSRTVA